A stretch of the Uranotaenia lowii strain MFRU-FL chromosome 3, ASM2978415v1, whole genome shotgun sequence genome encodes the following:
- the LOC129756732 gene encoding uncharacterized protein LOC129756732, with protein MSILKSGYYDQPEGSDLFGKMVATNKYALAAGLGWSSIEVLMISKPKGVIPSLGRYVYFTGPFMGMASAFTVGTYAANKLRGKDDSWNYVLGGYMAGGVYGAWRRSVVAGMVMGLFFSIAGAVKKHSIQEGWEFFPAITNHQVSTLNPNRYDFTLTQERERGWTK; from the exons ATGAGTATCCTGAAGAGCGGATACTATGACCAGCCCGAGGGCTCGGACCTGTTCGGGAAGATGGTAGCCACCAACAAGTACGCTCTGGCCGCCGGTCTGGGCTGGTCTTCGATCGAGGTACTGATGATTTCCAAACCGAAAGGCGTCATCCCTTCATTGGGACGGTACGTCTACTTCACCGGTCCATTCATGGGCATGGCGTCGGCTTTTACCGTCGGAACCTACGCCGCCAACAAGCTTCGCGGCAAGGATGATTC CTGGAACTACGTTCTCGGTGGATACATGGCCGGCGGCGTGTACGGTGCCTGGAGACGCAGCGTTGTGGCCGGTATGGTGATGGGACTGTTCTTCAGCATTGCCGGTGCCGTCAAGAAACACTCCATCCAGGAGGGATGGGAATTTTTCCCGGCAATTACAAACCATCAGGTCAGTACTCTGAATCCCAATCGGTATGATTTCACGCTGACGCAAGAACGGGAACGAGGCTGGACCAAGTAA
- the LOC129753866 gene encoding 23 kDa integral membrane protein-like isoform X2, whose protein sequence is MGLNCGHSTIKYVLFIFNLLCSLCGIALVVIGGVSLAKVAEWQDISDEHNIVAPSILFIVFGSIVFIIAFFGCCGAIRESYCMTSTYGFFLLVLIVGQIVVAALVFIYVGDVSDAFKKGFAKVFDERDRPANAELINTIQSNLECCGVSSALDWGVSMPQSCCSAGTAPACVPFLTGCQKRLGEFIDSAGNVLGWVSLGVAAVELVGLIFACCLANGIRNQQRRYA, encoded by the exons CTCTGCGGTATTGCACTGGTTGTGATCGGAGGCGTGTCCctggccaaggttgccgaatgGCAGGACATCAGCGATGAGCACAACATCGTCGCCCCGTCGATCCTGTTCATCGTTTTCGGCTCGATCGTGTTCATCATTGCCTTCTTCGGATGCTGCGGTGCCATTCGCGAGTCCTACTGCATGACCTCGACC TACGGATTCTTCCTGCTGGTGCTGATCGTTGGACAAATCGTCGTTGCCGCCCTGGTATTCATCTACGTCGGTGACGTTTCCGATGCATTCAAGAAAGGATTCGCCAAGGTGTTCGACGAGCGTGACCGCCCAGCCAACGCCGAACTCATCAATACCATCCAGAGCAAT CTCGAATGCTGCGGTGTTTCTTCTGCCTTGGACTGGGGCGTTTCTATGCCTCAATCGTGCTGCTCAGCAGGAACGGCCCCTGCCTGCGTTCCCTTCCTGACCGGTTGCCAGAAGCGTTTGGGTGAATTCATTGACAGTGCCGGAAACGTGCTCGGATGGGTGTCACTCGGAGTAGCCGCTGTCGAGCTGGTCGGACTCATCTTCGCCTGCTGTTTGGCCAACGGAATCCGCAACCAACAAAGAAG ATACGCTTAA
- the LOC129753866 gene encoding 23 kDa integral membrane protein-like isoform X1 translates to MGLNCGHSTIKYVLFIFNLLCSLCGIALVVIGGVSLAKVAEWQDISDEHNIVAPSILFIVFGSIVFIIAFFGCCGAIRESYCMTSTYGFFLLVLIVGQIVVAALVFIYVGDVSDAFKKGFAKVFDERDRPANAELINTIQSNLECCGVSSALDWGVSMPQSCCSAGTAPACVPFLTGCQKRLGEFIDSAGNVLGWVSLGVAAVELVGLIFACCLANGIRNQQRRSAY, encoded by the exons CTCTGCGGTATTGCACTGGTTGTGATCGGAGGCGTGTCCctggccaaggttgccgaatgGCAGGACATCAGCGATGAGCACAACATCGTCGCCCCGTCGATCCTGTTCATCGTTTTCGGCTCGATCGTGTTCATCATTGCCTTCTTCGGATGCTGCGGTGCCATTCGCGAGTCCTACTGCATGACCTCGACC TACGGATTCTTCCTGCTGGTGCTGATCGTTGGACAAATCGTCGTTGCCGCCCTGGTATTCATCTACGTCGGTGACGTTTCCGATGCATTCAAGAAAGGATTCGCCAAGGTGTTCGACGAGCGTGACCGCCCAGCCAACGCCGAACTCATCAATACCATCCAGAGCAAT CTCGAATGCTGCGGTGTTTCTTCTGCCTTGGACTGGGGCGTTTCTATGCCTCAATCGTGCTGCTCAGCAGGAACGGCCCCTGCCTGCGTTCCCTTCCTGACCGGTTGCCAGAAGCGTTTGGGTGAATTCATTGACAGTGCCGGAAACGTGCTCGGATGGGTGTCACTCGGAGTAGCCGCTGTCGAGCTGGTCGGACTCATCTTCGCCTGCTGTTTGGCCAACGGAATCCGCAACCAACAAAGAAGGTCTGCCTATTGA